The Acidobacteriota bacterium region GGCTTCAGCAGTGGGAGGGCGAAATGCAGCGTTTCTATGCCTCAGCCATTTTTCTCTTTGTCCTGGCGGCTGCCGTACATGCGCAGAATTCACGTGCTGCGACGGCTTCCTCTTACCTTGAACGCGGCAACGCCTGGATGGCCAAAGGCGAATACGAGAAAGCCATTGCCGATTTCGACCTGGCCATCGCATCGGCCCCGGAGGTTGCCGACGGATATCGCAATCGCGCTATCGCCCGTTACCGGAAAGGCGACCTGGATGGAGCATTCGCGGATTTTGACCGGGTTGTCCGGCTCAGGCCGCGCGAAGCGGAAAGCTGGCTCAACCGCGGGCTAATTCGGAAAGCCAGGGGCGATTTGAACGGCGCGCTCAACGATGTGAACAAAGCTAATGAACTCGACCCGCGCTGGATTGAACCCTGGTTAGCGCGCGCCGAGATCCGATTTTTCTATCGTGATTTCGACGGCGCGATCTACGACGACACAAAAGCTCTCCAACTGGACGCAAAAAACGCGCCGGCTTGGTTGCACCGGGGAGCGGCGCGGCAAGCGAAGGGGGATTTGGATGGCGCGATGTCTGATTACAACCGCGCCATCGCGCTTGATCCGTTGAACGCACAATCCTGGTTCAATCGTGCCGCCGCCTGGCGCGATAAAGGTGACTGGACGCGGGCCGAGCGCGAGTACAGCCGGGCCATTGAACTCAATCCAAATTGGGCCGACGCGTATGCACAACGCGGGTTGGTTCGGTTGCGGCTGCGACGCGAGGCGGAAGCGCAACGCGATTTCGACGAATGCCTGACGCGCAATCGAGCACTGAAGGAATCGTTGGAACTGGAGATTCGAAGCGTAAAACAGCAGCTCAAGGTCAAGTAACCGCGGATCTGAATGCATCGGCCCATCAGGCCAAATGCTGTTCGGGAAAAATTTCCCCGGCTGGGAGTTTTCGGGCGCAAACGGCGCAGGTCTGAAGTGGGCGGAACAAACAAGTGATGTTGTAAGCAATCGTGACGGCAGACCATCCGATCAATCGAGTGCATGCGGGCGAGGTATGGACTTGCGTAATTGAACAGAGATTCCAGCCCACGGATTCAGTGCTTGTCATTGCCCAAATTTTCGCTCAAATCGCACGTTTCATTCTTTGGCCCGCGGATGCGGGCGAGCAGCANNNNNNNNNNNNNNNNNNNNNNNNNNNNNNNNNNNNNNNNNNNNNNNNNNNNNNNNNNNNNNNNNNNNNNNNNNNNNNNNNNNNNNNNNNNNNNNNNNNNNNNNNNNNNNNNNNNNNNNNNNNNNNNNNNNNNNNNNNNNNNNNNNNNNNNNNNNNNNNNNNNNNNNNNNAAAAGATTTGGGTAAAGACAAGGATTCAGTGCGGGGTGCTGTGGCTTGATGCCGCTCGCTTTGCGTTGGCCCAGCGAGCAATCGCAGGGTCACCAAACGCTTTGATGGAAGGCGAAAAGCGGCATCGAGCCACAGCACTCCGCATAGAAGAAACAAAATAGTCATTGTAATGCAGCCACAGGTTTGTAGCCTTCAACCCGCTGATAAGCCGCCGCGTGCAAGTCAAACAGCCTGGTTGCAAGCGTCGGCTCTGAAGCTTGCAACCAGGCTGTTTGCCAGTTGAAATACCCGGTGGTGAAAATCTCCATCATTATCCCTACGCTCAACGAAGAGGCGACGATCCGCGAGTTGGCCGAATCACTTGAATGGTTGCAGGGGGAGTGTGAAGTCATTGTTGCCGATGGCGGCAGCAACGATGCGACTGTTTCCTTGCTACGGCAGTGCGGTTTGCGTCTTGTCAAAGCTGCGCGCGGTCGCGGATGCCAGATGAATGCCGGGGCGAAGTTGGCAACAGGCGATACGCTGTTGTTTCTTCACGCCGACACCCGATTGCCCGAAAACGCGCTGGCAATGATTGAAACCTCGCTGCAAGACAGTCGCGTTTGCGGCGGCAATTTCAGTTTGATCTTTGACGGGAAAACACGCGAAGCCCGATTGCTGACCAAGCTGTATCCGCTGCTGCGATGGGGCGGAATGTGTTATGGCGATTCGGTGCTTTTCATTCGGCGCAGCGTGTTTGAACGCTTGAATGGGTATCGCGACTATCCGATTTTTGAAGATTGCGACCTGTACCGCAGAATGCGACGTGTTGGGAAGTTCGCGCGGTTGCCTGCGGCGGCGATGACGTCTTCGCGGCGGTTTGAAGGCCGCTTCCTTCGCACCTTTGCGTTGTGGGCCGCGATGCAGATGTTGTACTGGTTGGGCGTTCATCCGAACCGCTTGGCGCGTTGGTACAAACCGTTGCGCTAAATCAACTGGAAAGCTCCGGGACAGGATTGACAGGATTAAGAAGATGAACAGGCGGTAGAATGGGTTTGGGAAGAATCCTGTTTCATCCTGTTAATCCTGTCTATTTTTTGTCTCAGGGGTGCCTGTTCTGATTTAGTCACAACTTTCTCAGCCTTACCTGTTGGATGGAATGATCCAACCCCTTTTCCAAAATCAGATGCGCGCGAGTTCGCGTCGGCAGGATGTTTTCGCGCAAATTCAGTCCATTGATTTCTTCCCAAATCTTTAGTGCGGTTTGCCGGGCTTCTTCATCAGACAGGCTGGCGTAGCGGTGAAAGTAGGAAATCGGATCGCGAAACGCCGTGCGTCGCAGCGTCAGGAACCGGTTGACGTACCAGGTTTTGATGTCTTCTTCGTCCGCGTCCACGTAAATTGAAAAATCGAAGTAATCGGAAACGAAAATCGGCGAATCGCTTTCCGCCGTGCCCACGCCGGTCTGTAACACGTTCAACCCTTCGACAATCATGATGTCCGGCTGGCGCACGGTCTGCACCTGATCGGGCACAATGTCATAAATCAGGTGCGAATAAATCGGTGCGATGACTTCGGGTTCGCCGGATTTCACATCGGCGACAAACCTCACCAATCGCCGCCGGTCGTAACTTTCCGGAAAGCCTTTGCGCTTCATCAATCCCCGCGCTTCCAATGCAGCAGTCGTGAGCAGAAAGCCATCGGTCGTAATCAAATCCACTTTGGGATGATTCCGCCAGCGCGCCAGCAAAGCTTGCAAGATACGCGCGGTGGTGCTTTTGCCAACCGCGACGCTGCCCGCAATGCCAATAACATAAGGAACTTTGGCCGTAGAATCGCCCAGGAAGGTGTGCGTGGCCGTGTGCAGGCTCTGTGTTGCGGCGACATACAAATTCAGCAACCGCGACAGTGGGAGATAAATTTCTTCGACCTCGCGTAGCGAGATGCGTTCGTTGATGCCGCGCAAATTGGCCAGGTCCTCTTCCGTCAATGTTAATGGTGTCGAATTGCGGAGTTGGCTCCACTCTTCACGCGTGAAATCAGTATAAGGAGAAAGGGGCATAACGATCCCAAGAGTGATATTGCGCGAACCGTTGGTTTGCGTCTTGCTGAAAAAACGAAATGCGATGGCCGGAGTTTCCGAGGAGCGGTTTCCGACCAAAAGCAAACTGGACAGTTTGCGCAACACATTGTTTACAGCGGCGGCATAAACCGTCCATCCACTGCCGTCCAGCCGCCGTCCACGAACAGCACGGTTCCGGTGACGTAACTGGCGGCGTCCGAAGCCAGATAGATGACGGCTCCGGCCATTTCATCCGAACTCGCCCACCGTTTGAGCGCATTTTTTTCGGCGTAAGCGTTGTACCAATCCGGTTTGTCTTTGATCGGGCGAGTCAGCGGCGTATCCACAACGCCCGGCGCGACGGCATTGACGCGGACGCCCCTGGTTCCCAATTCCGCCGCCAGCGCGCGAACCATTTGCACCATGCCGGATTTCGTTGCGGCATACACGCCCTGGCCGGGTTCGACGACCAGCGAGCGAATCGAAGAAAACACAACAATGCTGCCGCGCCCTTGTCCAGCCATCACCCGCCCGGCTTCGCGCAACACGGCCAGCGTGCCTTTCAGGTTGACGGCAATGACGCGGTCGAATTCTTCGTCGGTGTAATCCAGCAATTGTTTGCGGACGTTGATCGCAGGTGTAGCCACGGCGATGTCCACGCTGCCGCGTTCAGCGGCTACGGATTGAAACAGGGCTTTGACACTTTTGGTGTTCGTTACATCCACAGTGCGAGCTTCGGCGCTTTCGCCGATTTCGCGCGCAGTCGTTTCCGCAAGTTCCGGTTTGACGTCCGCGCAGACGACGAAAGCGCCCTGCGCCGCCAAGCCCTTGGCGACGGATTGGCCAATGCCCGAACCTGCGCCGATGACAACGGCGATGCGTTTATCCAATCGAAAAAGTCGTTCGTAATTCATTGATGCTCACTCGCTCCCAGTAATCGTATGGCGGCCAGCGCCATTGCCTTGCACGATAAAATCAAATGTCCGATCTCGCAATACTCGTCCGGTTGATGCGCCAGATTCAAAATGCCGGGACCGTAGGCGACACACTGTTCGATCCCGGCAATGCGGGCAAAATGTTTTTGATCGTAGGTTCCCGGACTGGCAATCAGCGGAGCTTGTTTGCC contains the following coding sequences:
- a CDS encoding TIGR04283 family arsenosugar biosynthesis glycosyltransferase, producing the protein MKISIIIPTLNEEATIRELAESLEWLQGECEVIVADGGSNDATVSLLRQCGLRLVKAARGRGCQMNAGAKLATGDTLLFLHADTRLPENALAMIETSLQDSRVCGGNFSLIFDGKTREARLLTKLYPLLRWGGMCYGDSVLFIRRSVFERLNGYRDYPIFEDCDLYRRMRRVGKFARLPAAAMTSSRRFEGRFLRTFALWAAMQMLYWLGVHPNRLARWYKPLR
- a CDS encoding tetratricopeptide repeat protein; the protein is MQRFYASAIFLFVLAAAVHAQNSRAATASSYLERGNAWMAKGEYEKAIADFDLAIASAPEVADGYRNRAIARYRKGDLDGAFADFDRVVRLRPREAESWLNRGLIRKARGDLNGALNDVNKANELDPRWIEPWLARAEIRFFYRDFDGAIYDDTKALQLDAKNAPAWLHRGAARQAKGDLDGAMSDYNRAIALDPLNAQSWFNRAAAWRDKGDWTRAEREYSRAIELNPNWADAYAQRGLVRLRLRREAEAQRDFDECLTRNRALKESLELEIRSVKQQLKVK
- a CDS encoding type I pantothenate kinase; the protein is MPLSPYTDFTREEWSQLRNSTPLTLTEEDLANLRGINERISLREVEEIYLPLSRLLNLYVAATQSLHTATHTFLGDSTAKVPYVIGIAGSVAVGKSTTARILQALLARWRNHPKVDLITTDGFLLTTAALEARGLMKRKGFPESYDRRRLVRFVADVKSGEPEVIAPIYSHLIYDIVPDQVQTVRQPDIMIVEGLNVLQTGVGTAESDSPIFVSDYFDFSIYVDADEEDIKTWYVNRFLTLRRTAFRDPISYFHRYASLSDEEARQTALKIWEEINGLNLRENILPTRTRAHLILEKGLDHSIQQVRLRKL
- a CDS encoding SDR family oxidoreductase; amino-acid sequence: MNYERLFRLDKRIAVVIGAGSGIGQSVAKGLAAQGAFVVCADVKPELAETTAREIGESAEARTVDVTNTKSVKALFQSVAAERGSVDIAVATPAINVRKQLLDYTDEEFDRVIAVNLKGTLAVLREAGRVMAGQGRGSIVVFSSIRSLVVEPGQGVYAATKSGMVQMVRALAAELGTRGVRVNAVAPGVVDTPLTRPIKDKPDWYNAYAEKNALKRWASSDEMAGAVIYLASDAASYVTGTVLFVDGGWTAVDGRFMPPL